The genomic segment AATCCGCGAATTGGGCAGTGCCGCTCGCTTGCCTTTGGTGCCGGCCGCCAGAAGGAACGACCCCATCGAGGCCGCCAGTCCCATACAGGTGGTGGCAATATCCGGCTTGATAAACTGCATGGTATCATAGATAGCCATGCCGGCCGTGACCGATCCGCCCGGCGAATTTATGTAAATGAAAATATCCTTTTCCGGGTCCTCCGCCTCAAGAAATAGCAACTGGGCTATTACCAGATTGGCGATATTGTCGTCGATCGGCGAACCGATAAAAATGATCCGGTCCTTCAACAGGCGCGAATAGATGTCATAAGCGCGTTCGCCGCGACCGGTCTGCTCAACCACCATCGGTATTAACGTCATTTATAATTCCTCCGTGATATTGTTTTCACTCTCCTGAGTCTCCGCAACTTTAGCGTCATCCTTCTTCGACTCATTTGACTCGGAGCCGGCGGTTATTTTAACATCGGTGATGTCCCTCACATATTCGGCTTTGGCCAGAATATGGTTTAGCGTCTTGTCCTCGAGCAAATTGTCGCGGACCTCCGGCAGTTTGCCGGACTGAGCCAGCATCTTCTTCGCCTTTTCCGCCTCCATCTTGTAGTTAGCCGCAAAGCTCTTAATCCAGTTTTCGGTATCGGACGGGAAAACTTCAATTTTTTCAAGCTCCGCCAGCCGATCCATCAGCAAATTCCAACGGATCGAATCCTCGGCCACCGACCGATACTGCTCGCGAACCATTTTCTCTTCGAACGGCTCATTGCGACGCTTCATGTCTTCCATAATCGATTCCAGATACTTCTCGATCATGGCCCCGGGAATCGGAATCTTGTTTCTTTCGATCACCTGCCGGCGCACTTCCTGTCTTTCCCACTGCCGATGATCCAGTTCCTTCTGCTTTTTCAGGTCGCCACGGATTTTCAGCCGCATCTCGAGCATCGTTTCCGATTCGCCGTGCGCTTTGGCGAAAGCGTCGTTAGCTTCGGGAAGCACCTTCTCCTTCACTTCCTTGACCTTGCATAAATACTTGATCGACTTGCCGGCCAGGCTGGTGTTCGAAAAATCCTCCGGGTAATTTACCTGAACTTCGCGCTCTTCGCCGGCCTTGATGCCGTCAAGCACCTCTCTAAATTCCTTTACGGTGACTTCGCTGGAAAGGTCCAATTCAATATCATCGAATTTATCGGTATTAAGCAGTTTATCCGGGTCATCCAGTTTCACCAGATCGAGAATAAGGGTATCACTTTTGGTGGCGGCGCGATCAACTTTTCTAATATCGGCCTTTTTCTTGCGCAGGTACTCGACAACGGCATCAACCTCGGCGTCGCGAACCTCTATTTCCTCTTTGGGCAGGACAATGCGCTCGTAATCGACTTTTTCGATTTCCGGCATCACTTCAAGTTTGGCAATAAATTTGAGCGGGCTGCCTTCATGAATATCCAGATCGGCGAAATCGGGCTGTGAGGCGACCTTAAGATTATGTTCTTTAACGGCTTGCGGGTAAGTCTGGCCGACCAGGTCCTGAAGCACTTCACCGCGAATCAGGTCATAAAACTTTGATTTTATGACACTCATGGGCACTTTGCCGGGACGGAACCCTTTAATTTTGGCTTCTTTCTGATATTTTTTGTATTGATCAGAAAAGGCCTTATCGACCATATCCGCAGGAATTTCAATTTCTATCTCGCGAACAAGTCCGTCGGAGGATTTTATTTCGGATTTCAATTTCACAAGCTCCTTTCAGCTCAATAATCCACACATTTATCTGCGAAAGGGGGGACTCGAACCCCCACCCGGTAAAGGACTGGATCCTAAATCCAGCGCGTCTACCAGTTCCGCCACTTTCGCATCAGGAACAGGAATATAGGTTTTTTGGTTCCACAAGTCAAGAAATTGGGGAGAACCCAATCTTCATTGATATAACCGATATATTCAATAAAAGATTATCCAGATTCATATTTATTAGTTCCCAATGTATTATTTGACAAGAAGCCGTCATTGACATAAATTTTCAAAATGAAAGATATGATCTACCTCGGCATTGACTTCGGTTTGAGGCGGATCGGGCTGGCCAAATCGGACCCGACCGGCTTGATTGCCTCGGCGTATAAAACTATAACATATAAGTCGATAAAAAAAGCGGTCGGGGAAATCGTCGCTGATATCGAGGAACTCGGCGCGGTCGGGGTGGTGGTCGGCTATCCGGTTGCCCCGGATGGGGGCAATAAGGGCGAGCGATGCAGGATGGTCGATGATTTTATCGTCCGGCTTGAAAAAGTTTATTCAGGGCCGATTTATAAATATGATGAGCGGTTTTCATCGGTCGAAGCCGAGGACATGATCCACAAGCACGGCAAGAAGATCGGCCGTGATAAGGGCCGGGTGGATCGGATGGCGGCGGCCCTTATATTACAGAGATTTCTGGATGAACGATAGAAAGCCGCATAAGGCGAAAATAAGGTTCTATGAATATTTTCTATATGTTATTGTCACCGCCGTTACTTTCCTCCTGGCGGTTCCGGTGGTTATCATGAAGTTTTTTTCCTACATGGCCGGCTCGCTGGGCGCCCCTCTTAAATCAATAAAGAATTTTGTCGGCTTTCTATTGGTTCTGATGATAGCCGGGGGCGGACTGCTGGCCTTTGAAATATTCGTCCCGTACGATATCGGAGCAAGTATCAAATCGGTTATGGTCGAGGAAAACGATAATTTTTCCGGCGTCCTGACCGATATGCAGGATGAAAATATCCTGAAGGGCCGTTACCTTTTCAAAATGTTGTCCGTTATTACCGGAACGGATAAAATGCTGGTGCCGGGGCGTTATGATTTTTCGGGGAAGGTCTCGCTCCATGGTATCTTAAAGAAGTTCAGGAGACATGACATTGCCACCGCCATGATTACCATTCCCGAAGGTCTGAACGTTTATAAGACGGCCGGGGTTATCAGCCGCAATCTGGGACTCGATTCGGCAACGATCGTCTCACTGGCCTTTGACACGAATTATACGCAGTCCCGATTCGGGCTGGATGGTTTGGAAGGTTACCTGTATCCGGAAACGTACCGGGTCTGGTACGGCATCCAAATTGACGACATCCTCAAGATAATCGTTGATGAGTTCAACCGGCAAACCGAGAATTTGCTGAAGGATCTTCCTGAAAATATCGGATCCAAAAACGATCTTATGGCTCTGGCTTCGATTATCGAAGCGGAGGCGATGTACGACGATGAGAAACCGATTATTTCATCGGTTTACCATAATCGATTGAAGAACAAAATGCTCCTGCAGGCCGATCCGACCGTCATTTACGCCCTAGGCGGGCTCGACAGACCGCTCTATTACCACGACCTCAAATATGATTCGCCATATAATACCTATATGTATAAGGGCCTCCCGCCCGGCCCCATCAATTCACCCGGACTGGCATCGATCAAAGCGGCGCTTAATCCCGAAACAACCGAGTTTGTCTATTTCGTTGCCGACCGGAACGGACGGCATATATTTTCAAGCACCCTCCGGGAACATAATCAGGCAAAGAATAGAATTAAGAGAGAAAAGAAAGAAAACGGGGCCGGTTAAGCGTACAATCGGCTGATTTCCCGTTCGATCGATTTTCCAAACCGCTCCAGAACAGCGTCAAGGGCGCCATCCCTGAAGAGGGTAAAAGCATACAGGGCCGGTGAGGTCAGGCAGATTAATCCGCACACGTCGCCATCATTTTTTATCGGGCAAATAGCAATGGAACCGGGATTGTCATCAAGCAGAAGCTTTCTTTCAATAAAGTTTCCCGAGAATTCATGAGGATAGTTTTCCGTGTATATCTCTTTACCTCCCAGCACCTGATATATGATGGAATTCTGCCGGGGGAGTGTCAGAGCCAGGCCGATCCGCGAATTCTGCGGCCCTTTCATGGCAATGACTTTGAGATCGTCATCACGCATGGAGCGGATAACCAGGATGGAGCGCGACAGCGAGAAAAATTTGTTCAGTTTTTTTGTCAGACTGAAAAAAAGATCATAAATGTTTTTATTATTTCGAAACAGCGAGCTAAGCGATTTGAGAAAAATATTGCTCATGCGGCCGTTGATATTGTCTTCAATATTAATTGCACCGGATCCTTTCAGGGCCAGGTAATCATCCGGGCGCGATGCAATTTCGATATCCGTAATGTCACTCTTGTTCGACATCAGCATACTCATCGATTTTACTGATATTGTATTTTTTTATTTTCCGCCACAGTGTCGTTCTTCCGATACCGAGTTTTGTGGCCGTTCGGGTGAGGTTCCAGTCATTGGCATGAAGCATGGTTTCGATTCGCTGCTTGAGGCTATCCTCCAGAGTCCCGCTTTCGACATTGACCGGTTCTCTTCGAAGGAATATCTGAGGGGGTAATTTCGACGAGTTAATAAAAACAATGTCCCGGTCATTGATTTCGCGGGATTGCGACAGGGCCAGGGCTCGTTTGAGGGTGTTTTCAAGTTCGCGGACATTGCCCGGCCAGGTATGCGAGAGCAGTTTTTCCATCGCGCCCGTAGTGATCGAAAATTTATCACGTTGCTCGATATTTTCTCTCTTAAGTAAGTGCTCGACGAGAACAGGAATATCGTCAATCCGTTGTCTCAACGGCGGAATATTAAGCGGCAGAACATTCAGGCGATAGAACAGATCTTCCCGAAAATTTTTTTTCTCCACCAATATGGACAAATCGCGGTTGGTGGCGGCAATAATTCGGACATCGATCTTTTTTGATATCGTGGAACCGACAGGACGAATTTCCGACTCCTGAAGCACCCTTAGAATTTTCGCCTGTAAGGCCATCGGCATATCACCGACTTCATCAAGAAAAACCGTCCCGCCATCACCCTCTTCGAATAAACCCTTGTGATCGGAATAGGCCGATGTAAATGAACCTTTGGTATGACCGAATAATTCCGACTCGAGGAGACTCTCCGGAATAGAGGTGCATTCGATGGGAATAAAGCGTTTCCGCCGGCGCGCCGAGTGGTAGTGAATCGCCTTCGCAAGCAGTTCCTTGCCGGTTCCTGACTCGCCGGTTATAAGTATCACAATATCGGTTCCGGAGACTCGCGAGGCCACATTTTTTAGAGACCTCATGGCATCCGAGACGCCCACCAGGCTGTCGAATCCGTAATTCCAGGCAATTTGCTCCCGAAGCGCGGAAAGTTCTTCCTTGATATTTTTATGCTCCAGCGCCTTCTCGACCGTGATCAGAAGCTCTTCATTGCGAAACGGTTTGGTAATGTAATCATAGGCCCCATGCCGCATCGCCGCAACCGCGTTTTCTATCGAACCGAAGGCAGTCTGTATTATGATGGTGATTTCAGATGATAGTTTTTTTTGTTCTGGCCAATAAATCCAGCCCGCTCCCGTCGGCCATTTTCAGGTCGCTGATTATCAGATCAACCCGCTGTTTTTTTATGGTATCACAGGCCGATTCGACACCATCGGCGGTCAGAACCAGGTAGTTATTTTTTTTCAGGACAATCTCGACCGATCCCCTGAAATCGACGTCGTCATCGACTAAAAGAATAACCGTTTTGGCGTCATTATTACTCATCGGAAGTAGTCTTTATCCTTGCTTTAATTGGCAATAACAGGGTTACATGGAATAAATTATCAGGCTCGATTTCGATTTTCAGTTCCCCGCCATGTTCCGAAATTATTCGTTCCGCAATTGTCAGTCCCATGCCGGCATGTCCTGATTTCCATGAAATAAACGGCTGGGCCGGGTCCGGAGCAGCCACAGCGGCGTTAATCCTGGCGTCAGGCGTCAGGTTGTTTCGAATACGGACCGAAACACTCTCGTCCCTTATTGATGTGGTCGCCGCAATTTCTCCGGTCGGCGGGCAGGCCTCGATAGCGTTGGTCACTAATTCCCGGAGGGCCGTTTTTAGTTTCGACCTGTCACCGGTCAGGGATGGCAATTCCGGATCAAGGGCCAGCCCCAATCGGGGCGGATACTCCAGCTCCGCCAGCCGTTCCCTGATTATTTCCTCGAGCAGTTCATTAAGGTCGATATTATCATTCATCTGAGAATTGCCTTCGGCATATTGATTCAAACGGGAGATCATACCATCACATCTTTTGATTGCCGATTCGATGATCGTCAAAAGCGTGATGTCATCATGGTCGATAATATGTCCTTCCTGCAAAGAGAGTTGGCTTGCGGCCGTCCGGATGGCTCCCAGCTTTCCCCTCAATTGATGTGAGAAATTACTGATCAGTCGGTCATTCTTGCAGGAAAAAGATATATCTGCCAGCCGCGGCTGAAATGACAGCAGGATAAATTCAAACCCGAGAAGATTCAATTTCGATATCTGCAGATTTTTGAAATGCCGCTTTAGAAGATTGTACTCCTGGTCGTTTTCGGTATTGGAAATTATGGCCGGGATCAATTGCTCGGTTACCAGCCGGCTTATTTCTTCATCGGGAATCTTCGGACCGCCCCGTTCCGGCGGGCAACTCATGATAATTTCGCCATCGGCCGGATTGACCGCATATCTGAAGGCGGATTTGTTTTTCGCGAAATCGGCCGCAATTCTTGAACCGGAGAAAGCGTCGTAGAACCTTCTGATACCTCCCAGAAATCCATACAATTTTTCTTCGTTCAAACCGGACCAATTCCAGTTATTCGAATAAATCACGCCGCCGGCAATCTCATTATTATTTCTGTCATATCCCAATGATGTACAGAACAGAGTATATCCCAGTTCGTTTATCTTCCTGTTGATATACAATTGCTGCCTGAAAATGCAGGCGCTGTCGTTCCTGATGGTTTCTTTGATGGTCTCAATCGGTATCAGTTCAAGGTTGTCGGGGTGCAGGTATTTTTCATCTTTCACCAAAAAGAAAAGACAATTTCCCGGAAGCGAATTTTCGATCCTGTCAATGGCCGAAGAACTTATTCCGCGCCCGGTATATAAATCATGCACCAGCGTGAACAAGGTTTGACCATCGAGATCGCTATATGTTTCGACCGGTTCTTTTTCGCGGCCGGTCTCCGCCTGAAATCTTTCGGCTATTGTAGGCATAGTCCCATTCATGTTTCAAAATGATACACTTAATATTTTTATCGGAAAACGCCGGCAATCCTTTACTTCTTGGGCCGGGGCAGCGCTGTAAAGTTGCGCTGGAATAAGATGAAATCGTATAAGATTAAAACGATTGAGTCTCCCGAAAGCACAGGGGCCGGGGCTGTTTCAATAGAAATAATTTAAATCTTGACACCGTATTTTGTTAAAGTTATTATCACTTATGCCTGTATTAAAGTACGATATTTCCAGGATTTCGGGGCTTGCCCGCCTTGTTTTGATTCCTGAAGATGAAATTGTCATATCCCGTGATCTGTCTAAAACCCTTGATTTTATTGATCAAATCCAGGGTTTTGACCCCGATGAGATGGACCATAATTTCCGCACCGAACAGGCCGAGAACAGATTAAGAGAAGACAGGATTAAACCGTCACTGCCCCGGACAAGGACCCTGGGCAATGCGCCGGACAAAGATGAGGATTTTTTCAGAGTTCCAAGGGTGTTAGGTTGAAATGAAGCCAAAAATTCTGGCTGTTATTCCTGCTCGTTTCGCCTCGAAACGATTCCCCGGGAAACCACTGTCTCTAATAGCCGGAAAGCCTCTGATTCAGCATATCTATCAAGCCGCCTCAAAATCCCGACTGATCGAAAAGGTTATAGTCGCCACCGATTCACCTGAAATCATGAAGGTGGTCAACGACTTCGGCGGCGAGGCGATCATCACATCCGGCAACCATCAGACAGGTTCCGACCGGGCGGCCGAGGCCATGGAAAAAATCGGGGGCGAAATAATTATTAATATTCAGGCCGACCACATCGGGATCAAGCCGGCTGTGTTCGACCGGATTCTGGAATCCATGCTGCAGGATCGCAAAATTATGTTTGCTACTATTGCCAGAAAAGTCGAGGACGAAGCGGCTCTGTTCGATCCCAACCGGGTCAAATTGATTATCGACAGAGATGATTATGCCTATTGGTTTTCGCGCTATCCTCTTCCCTTTCTGCAGGGAGTCAACGGCAACCGGCTGGGACAGTTTGATTTCTATTACCATGTTGGAACTTACTTTTTTAGAAAAGCCGGTTTGAAGCTATTTCATTCGTGGCCCCGGTCGCCGCTCGAAATAGCGGAATCGCTGGAACAACTCAGAATTCTTGAAAATCGCCACAAAATAAAAGTATTTAAGATAAAAAATGAAATTCTTTCAATAGACGCACCTGAAGACCTTAAACTTGCTGAAAAAAATTATAAAAAGTAGGACTGGAGAGTAACGTGCCCGAGAAAAAGACAAAATATATTTTTGTGACCGGTGGCGTTGTCTCCGCGCTGGGCAAAGGGATTGCATCGGCATCACTGGGGCTGCTGCTTAAAAAACGGGGTTTCAATGTTGATATTGTCAAATGCGACCCGTACATAAACGTCGACCCGGGGACGATGAATCCGTTCCAGCATGGAGAGGTGTATGTCCTTGATGACGGCTCGGAGACCGACCTTGATCTGGGCCATTATGAGCGCTTTCTCGATAAGAGCATGACCAAGGACAATAATGTCACGACCGGTCAGGTGTACCATACGGTTATCTCGCGTGAAAGACGCGGTGATTACCTGGGGGCCACCGTTCAGGTGATTCCTCATATCACCAATGAAATCAAGGAATGTATCAAGCGCCCAGCCAAAAACAATCCCGACACCGATGTCGTTATCGTCGAGATCGGCGGCACCGTCGGCGATATCGAGTCGCAACCGTTTCTGGAAGCCATCCGCCAGATGGCCCTTGAGAATGAGCCCGAAGATACCATCTTTGTCCATCTGACTTTGGTTCCGTATATCGCCACGGCCGGCGAGATGAAAACCAAACCGACCCAGCACTCGGTCAAGGCTTTGCGGGAAATCGGTATTCAGCCCAAAGTGCTGCTTTGCCGCACCGCCAAGCAGCTTGATGACCCGATCCGTAAGAAAATCGGCCTGTTCTGTAATGTGCCGGCAAGTCATGTTATATCCGCCATCGATGCCGAAACAATCTATGAGGTCCCGCTCAATTTCCACCGTGAGGGTTTTGATGAAATCGTCTGCAAACACCTGCACCTGCTAAACGGCGAGCCGAACCTGACCGACTGGGAAGAAATGGTTCAAAAGATCAAACATCCGGCGCACCGGGTTAAAATCGCCATCTGCGGCAAATATGTCTATCTCAAGGACGCCTACAAATCAATTATCGAATCATTCATTCATGCCGGCCAGGAAAATGACACGCGGGTCGATTTGATCTGGGTGTCATCCGAGGATATCAAGCAGCATGGGGCCGGCAAGTTCCTGTCCGATATCGACGGGCTGCTCATACCGGGCGGTTTTGGCGAGCGCGGAGTCGAGGGAAAAATCGAATCGATTCAATATGTCCGCGAAAACAATATTCCGTTTTTGGGGATCTGTCTCGGTATGCAGTGTGCCGTGATCGAATTCGCCCGTAATGTCTGCGATCTCAAAGATGCCCATAGCTACGAATTTTATGCCGACCTGAAACATCCCGTCATACACCTGATGGCCGATCAGGAAGGCGTTACTAATCTCGGCGGCACCATGCGGCTGGGAACATACAAAGCGATTTTGAACAAAGATTCGAAGTCTTATAAAGCATACGGCCTTGAAGAAATCTCCGAGCGGCACCGGCACCGCTATGAATTCAACAATGCCTACCGCGAGCTTTTCGAAAATACCGACTTTAGGCTAA from the candidate division Zixibacteria bacterium HGW-Zixibacteria-1 genome contains:
- the kdsB gene encoding 3-deoxy-manno-octulosonate cytidylyltransferase encodes the protein MKPKILAVIPARFASKRFPGKPLSLIAGKPLIQHIYQAASKSRLIEKVIVATDSPEIMKVVNDFGGEAIITSGNHQTGSDRAAEAMEKIGGEIIINIQADHIGIKPAVFDRILESMLQDRKIMFATIARKVEDEAALFDPNRVKLIIDRDDYAYWFSRYPLPFLQGVNGNRLGQFDFYYHVGTYFFRKAGLKLFHSWPRSPLEIAESLEQLRILENRHKIKVFKIKNEILSIDAPEDLKLAEKNYKK
- a CDS encoding Holliday junction resolvase RuvX, with amino-acid sequence MKDMIYLGIDFGLRRIGLAKSDPTGLIASAYKTITYKSIKKAVGEIVADIEELGAVGVVVGYPVAPDGGNKGERCRMVDDFIVRLEKVYSGPIYKYDERFSSVEAEDMIHKHGKKIGRDKGRVDRMAAALILQRFLDER
- a CDS encoding endolytic transglycosylase MltG, which gives rise to MNDRKPHKAKIRFYEYFLYVIVTAVTFLLAVPVVIMKFFSYMAGSLGAPLKSIKNFVGFLLVLMIAGGGLLAFEIFVPYDIGASIKSVMVEENDNFSGVLTDMQDENILKGRYLFKMLSVITGTDKMLVPGRYDFSGKVSLHGILKKFRRHDIATAMITIPEGLNVYKTAGVISRNLGLDSATIVSLAFDTNYTQSRFGLDGLEGYLYPETYRVWYGIQIDDILKIIVDEFNRQTENLLKDLPENIGSKNDLMALASIIEAEAMYDDEKPIISSVYHNRLKNKMLLQADPTVIYALGGLDRPLYYHDLKYDSPYNTYMYKGLPPGPINSPGLASIKAALNPETTEFVYFVADRNGRHIFSSTLREHNQAKNRIKREKKENGAG
- the tig gene encoding trigger factor, producing MKLKSEIKSSDGLVREIEIEIPADMVDKAFSDQYKKYQKEAKIKGFRPGKVPMSVIKSKFYDLIRGEVLQDLVGQTYPQAVKEHNLKVASQPDFADLDIHEGSPLKFIAKLEVMPEIEKVDYERIVLPKEEIEVRDAEVDAVVEYLRKKKADIRKVDRAATKSDTLILDLVKLDDPDKLLNTDKFDDIELDLSSEVTVKEFREVLDGIKAGEEREVQVNYPEDFSNTSLAGKSIKYLCKVKEVKEKVLPEANDAFAKAHGESETMLEMRLKIRGDLKKQKELDHRQWERQEVRRQVIERNKIPIPGAMIEKYLESIMEDMKRRNEPFEEKMVREQYRSVAEDSIRWNLLMDRLAELEKIEVFPSDTENWIKSFAANYKMEAEKAKKMLAQSGKLPEVRDNLLEDKTLNHILAKAEYVRDITDVKITAGSESNESKKDDAKVAETQESENNITEEL
- the clpP gene encoding ATP-dependent Clp endopeptidase, proteolytic subunit ClpP, producing the protein MTLIPMVVEQTGRGERAYDIYSRLLKDRIIFIGSPIDDNIANLVIAQLLFLEAEDPEKDIFIYINSPGGSVTAGMAIYDTMQFIKPDIATTCMGLAASMGSFLLAAGTKGKRAALPNSRIMIHQPSAGTQGQVSDIEIMTKEFLSTKARLNQLLVHHTGQPLERIEKDTDRNYFMSAGEAQDYGLIDKIYDFKRKEKK
- a CDS encoding Asp-tRNA(Asn)/Glu-tRNA(Gln) amidotransferase GatCAB subunit C, translated to MPVLKYDISRISGLARLVLIPEDEIVISRDLSKTLDFIDQIQGFDPDEMDHNFRTEQAENRLREDRIKPSLPRTRTLGNAPDKDEDFFRVPRVLG
- a CDS encoding Fis family transcriptional regulator; amino-acid sequence: MRHGAYDYITKPFRNEELLITVEKALEHKNIKEELSALREQIAWNYGFDSLVGVSDAMRSLKNVASRVSGTDIVILITGESGTGKELLAKAIHYHSARRRKRFIPIECTSIPESLLESELFGHTKGSFTSAYSDHKGLFEEGDGGTVFLDEVGDMPMALQAKILRVLQESEIRPVGSTISKKIDVRIIAATNRDLSILVEKKNFREDLFYRLNVLPLNIPPLRQRIDDIPVLVEHLLKRENIEQRDKFSITTGAMEKLLSHTWPGNVRELENTLKRALALSQSREINDRDIVFINSSKLPPQIFLRREPVNVESGTLEDSLKQRIETMLHANDWNLTRTATKLGIGRTTLWRKIKKYNISKIDEYADVEQE